Proteins from a single region of Paenibacillus sp. BIHB 4019:
- a CDS encoding family 10 glycosylhydrolase has protein sequence MRFKRALLLLLLFILMIPAGVAPASVQAAAAPTIQIVLDGEVVNSDVPPYLREDLNVTMVPLRVISESLGAQVRWSQAAKQVTISQDDTIITMVSGQNSAFVNGSVITLDATVQTVSGRVMVPLRFVSNQLGVAVRWDNEAKVVHLYKDTVSPAPSTPASPAATPAPTPAATVTPVPTSIPTPTPAAPTESLPPVVVPTPAAGTELRGVWVSTIYNLDFPSTASYGKQAVQEKEFKALLDDVQAMGMNAVFVQVRPSADALYPSSLVPWSKVLTGKQGVAPAYDPLQFMLDETHRRGMKFHAWFNPFRANTDTDTSKLASNHVAVEHPDWVLTSGSQLLINPGVPAARQHVIDVIMEVVNNYDIDGVHLDDYFYPSNITLSDDATFKAYNSKKLATKAEWRRSNIDEFVRQLDESIHSVRPTVAFGISPFGVWRNKSQDANGSDTNAGVTAYDSMSADVRKWVKQGWIDYVAPQVYWSMSLSVARYDKVVDWWAAQVANTGVDLYIGHAAYKLGTKETGWQTSEELIKQLKYNTKHPEVKGDIYFSAKDLRKNPLGIIEALKSYYGK, from the coding sequence ATGAGATTCAAACGGGCGCTTCTGCTCCTCTTATTATTCATATTGATGATTCCGGCAGGCGTAGCGCCAGCTTCTGTACAAGCTGCGGCGGCGCCGACGATTCAAATTGTGCTGGATGGCGAAGTGGTAAACAGCGATGTCCCGCCGTATTTGCGGGAGGACTTGAACGTAACGATGGTGCCGCTGCGCGTCATTAGCGAAAGTTTGGGCGCACAGGTGAGATGGTCGCAGGCGGCTAAGCAAGTAACCATTAGCCAGGACGACACGATTATTACGATGGTTTCGGGGCAAAACAGCGCTTTTGTCAACGGCAGCGTCATTACGCTCGATGCGACGGTTCAGACCGTGAGCGGCCGTGTCATGGTACCGCTTCGTTTTGTCAGCAATCAGCTGGGCGTTGCCGTGAGATGGGATAATGAAGCCAAGGTCGTTCATTTGTACAAGGATACCGTTAGTCCGGCGCCAAGCACGCCAGCGAGTCCGGCTGCAACGCCTGCTCCAACACCGGCGGCTACCGTGACACCGGTGCCAACTTCTATCCCGACCCCAACGCCTGCTGCTCCAACAGAGTCGCTGCCGCCGGTAGTCGTACCGACTCCCGCTGCGGGCACCGAGCTAAGAGGAGTTTGGGTATCGACGATCTACAATTTGGACTTTCCTTCAACGGCATCCTATGGAAAACAGGCTGTACAAGAGAAGGAATTTAAAGCATTGCTCGACGATGTGCAGGCGATGGGGATGAATGCCGTATTCGTGCAGGTTCGTCCATCGGCCGATGCGCTTTACCCATCGTCGCTCGTTCCTTGGTCGAAGGTGCTTACGGGCAAGCAAGGGGTGGCGCCTGCCTACGATCCGCTGCAATTTATGCTGGATGAGACGCATCGCCGCGGCATGAAGTTCCATGCCTGGTTCAATCCATTCCGGGCAAATACGGATACAGATACGAGCAAGCTTGCTTCCAATCATGTAGCGGTGGAGCATCCCGACTGGGTGCTGACCTCCGGCTCGCAGCTGCTCATTAATCCGGGCGTTCCGGCCGCACGCCAGCATGTGATTGATGTCATTATGGAAGTTGTGAACAATTATGATATCGATGGCGTGCATTTGGACGATTATTTTTATCCGTCCAACATTACGCTGAGCGATGATGCCACATTCAAAGCCTATAACAGCAAGAAGCTGGCGACTAAGGCGGAATGGAGACGCAGCAACATTGATGAATTCGTAAGGCAGCTCGACGAGTCGATTCATAGCGTCAGGCCGACGGTTGCTTTTGGCATCAGCCCATTCGGTGTTTGGCGCAACAAATCGCAGGATGCGAACGGCTCCGATACGAATGCTGGAGTGACTGCCTACGACAGCATGTCAGCTGATGTGCGCAAATGGGTCAAGCAGGGCTGGATCGATTATGTCGCTCCTCAAGTGTATTGGAGCATGTCGCTCTCCGTAGCGCGTTACGATAAAGTGGTAGATTGGTGGGCAGCCCAAGTGGCGAATACGGGTGTCGATCTTTATATCGGCCATGCCGCCTATAAGCTGGGAACGAAAGAAACAGGGTGGCAAACCTCGGAGGAATTGATCAAGCAGCTGAAATATAATACGAAGCATCCTGAGGTGAAGGGCGATATTTATTTCAGTGCCAAAGACCTGCGCAAAAACCCGCTCGGCATAATTGAAGCCTTGAAAAGCTACTACGGGAAGTAA
- a CDS encoding nucleoside 2-deoxyribosyltransferase, with protein sequence MDETTTGKLKVYMAGFEVFRTDAVELGKQMKELCEAYGFEGIFPLDKDIKPSPTKWETAQAIFAGNVKLVQKADVIIANLNPFRGHEPDSGTVFECGLGYAMNKKLYGFVSDKRTQAEKLLPGIDSQTGLYQDGMQVENFELPTNLMLSVPLTIVEGGLEDALKQARQDLL encoded by the coding sequence ATGGACGAGACGACAACTGGGAAACTAAAAGTATACATGGCGGGCTTTGAGGTGTTCCGCACCGATGCTGTGGAGCTAGGCAAGCAAATGAAGGAGCTGTGCGAAGCATACGGCTTTGAAGGCATTTTCCCACTGGATAAAGATATTAAGCCTTCGCCGACAAAATGGGAGACGGCGCAGGCGATTTTCGCTGGCAACGTCAAGCTTGTGCAAAAGGCCGATGTCATCATCGCCAACTTGAACCCTTTTCGCGGGCATGAGCCGGATTCCGGCACTGTATTTGAGTGCGGGCTTGGCTACGCGATGAACAAGAAGCTGTACGGCTTCGTCAGCGATAAGCGCACGCAGGCCGAGAAGCTGCTGCCCGGCATCGATTCGCAAACCGGACTGTATCAGGATGGCATGCAGGTAGAAAACTTCGAGCTGCCGACCAACCTCATGCTGTCCGTCCCGCTTACGATTGTTGAAGGCGGGCTTGAGGATGCGTTGAAGCAGGCACGCCAGGACCTTTTGTAA
- the rsgA gene encoding ribosome small subunit-dependent GTPase A, whose product MTLKPENQEIKQQPDTQKQKTLLQAYGWNEHWEAELQRARAGAGGVPLVAARVAAQFSHQYRIVTEAGEQAAVVTGKYEFEAVNRGDFPAVGDWVLVQPLPGEARAVIHALLPRRSAMVRKEAGQRVDVQVISANLDYVFITNALNQDFNLRKIERYLLAVWESGAKPVVLLTKADLCEAPDHYTALVEGIAPGVHVHAVSAFENQGREALAEYLLPGQTIAITGSSGVGKSTLLNWLADAEKQRVQDIRESDARGRHTTTHREMFVTPSGAIIVDTPGMRELQLWESDEGMDTTFSDIGELAASCRFHDCRHEREEGCAVKQAIADGTLEQRRFANFKKMEKELAHMARKEESVNRRTKKQAEKRVSAKSRAGRRAASSYAGDIGDDE is encoded by the coding sequence TTGACATTGAAACCAGAAAATCAAGAAATTAAGCAACAACCGGATACGCAGAAACAAAAAACGCTGCTGCAAGCCTATGGCTGGAATGAGCATTGGGAAGCGGAGCTGCAGCGTGCAAGAGCAGGAGCAGGAGGTGTACCGCTGGTGGCGGCGCGTGTAGCAGCGCAGTTTTCGCATCAGTACCGAATTGTGACGGAGGCAGGCGAGCAGGCGGCCGTTGTCACCGGCAAGTACGAGTTTGAAGCGGTTAATCGCGGGGATTTTCCGGCGGTAGGCGATTGGGTGCTGGTGCAGCCGCTCCCCGGTGAAGCGAGGGCCGTTATTCATGCGCTGCTGCCCCGCCGCTCGGCGATGGTGCGCAAGGAGGCGGGGCAGCGGGTCGATGTGCAGGTGATCAGCGCCAATCTGGATTATGTGTTTATAACGAACGCCTTGAATCAGGATTTTAATTTGCGGAAAATAGAGCGTTATTTGCTCGCTGTCTGGGAAAGCGGGGCGAAGCCGGTTGTGCTGTTGACCAAGGCCGATCTTTGTGAGGCTCCTGATCATTATACTGCTCTGGTGGAGGGGATAGCTCCCGGCGTTCACGTCCATGCCGTGAGTGCTTTTGAAAATCAGGGGCGGGAGGCGTTAGCCGAATACTTGCTCCCCGGGCAGACGATTGCGATAACCGGCTCCTCCGGTGTTGGCAAATCAACGCTGCTTAACTGGCTGGCAGATGCCGAGAAGCAGCGCGTCCAGGACATTCGCGAAAGCGACGCCAGAGGGCGGCATACGACGACGCATCGCGAAATGTTTGTGACGCCGAGCGGCGCGATTATCGTTGACACGCCAGGTATGCGGGAGCTGCAATTATGGGAGTCGGATGAGGGGATGGATACTACCTTTTCCGATATTGGGGAGCTGGCTGCGAGCTGCCGTTTTCACGATTGCCGCCATGAGCGGGAGGAGGGCTGTGCGGTCAAGCAGGCGATTGCGGATGGAACGCTGGAGCAGCGCCGCTTCGCCAACTTCAAGAAGATGGAGAAGGAGCTCGCCCATATGGCACGTAAAGAAGAATCGGTGAACAGGCGCACGAAAAAACAGGCTGAGAAGCGCGTGTCCGCCAAATCGCGAGCAGGCAGACGGGCGGCTTCGTCCTATGCGGGCGATATAGGCGATGATGAATAA
- a CDS encoding ABC transporter ATP-binding protein: MTTTKLMLNEITRVYHDGDTELTVLDKLSLEVKAGELVAVMGPSGSGKSTFLSIAGALLTPTSGEVLIDGESLAGKNGQQLSKLRLHNIGFIFQSANLLPYLKVEEQLMLVAKLADSDKRAAKARAAMLLERLGLLHRRSAYPNQLSGGEKQRVAIARAWMNDPAILFADEPTASLDASRGQDVVAMLAREVKTEGKAAVMVTHDERVLHLCDRILHLKNGVLVSA; the protein is encoded by the coding sequence ATGACAACGACCAAGCTTATGCTGAATGAAATTACACGGGTTTATCATGATGGCGATACCGAGCTTACCGTGCTGGATAAGCTATCGCTTGAAGTAAAGGCGGGAGAGCTCGTCGCGGTTATGGGGCCTTCCGGATCTGGCAAAAGCACCTTTCTCTCGATCGCAGGGGCGCTTCTGACGCCGACAAGCGGCGAGGTGCTCATCGACGGCGAATCGCTTGCCGGCAAAAACGGGCAGCAGCTCAGCAAGCTGCGGCTGCATAACATCGGTTTTATTTTTCAAAGCGCTAATCTGCTTCCGTATTTGAAGGTGGAGGAGCAGCTGATGCTCGTCGCCAAGCTGGCTGATAGCGATAAGCGAGCCGCCAAGGCACGTGCTGCCATGCTGCTGGAGCGTTTGGGCCTGCTGCATCGGCGGTCGGCCTATCCGAATCAGCTCTCCGGCGGAGAAAAACAGCGGGTTGCCATTGCGCGCGCCTGGATGAATGACCCCGCTATTTTGTTTGCCGATGAGCCGACGGCGAGCCTGGATGCGAGCCGTGGACAGGATGTTGTAGCAATGCTCGCCCGCGAGGTAAAAACAGAGGGAAAAGCCGCCGTTATGGTTACGCATGATGAGCGTGTACTTCATTTATGCGACCGCATTTTACATTTGAAAAATGGCGTATTAGTCAGCGCTTAA
- a CDS encoding ABC transporter permease, producing the protein MYLALREMRFAKTRYLLIMAIMLLVSFLVLFVTGLAGGLAYANASAVENMPATHFLMQQDASQRFARSIVGEKELNTARSVVGDANAQRLGVQMTTVTGGTDGMKTDITLFGVDMGSWLAPTVVSGLAVSNTGAGEVVVDRKLAEEGITVGSLLHDQTTGLTWTVSGFTENQSFSHTPAVFMNLSDWQQLKQQMAGRAAADPSFAAPFNAIAIQATDAEAELLSQQLEGTVVITQKQAVASIPGYKEEQGSLMMMIGFLFVISAFVLAVFFYVITIQKAGQFGILKAIGTKTIYLARSVVAQALVLAAASLAVSCMLVAAMQAVLPASMPFQLSPVTIGYTCLLFIAMSLLGSLVSVLQVARTDALDAIGRAAG; encoded by the coding sequence ATGTATTTGGCTCTTAGAGAAATGCGTTTTGCCAAAACCCGTTATTTGCTCATTATGGCGATTATGCTGCTCGTTTCCTTTCTGGTCCTGTTCGTAACCGGACTTGCGGGCGGGCTCGCTTATGCAAATGCCTCTGCGGTTGAAAATATGCCTGCTACCCATTTCCTTATGCAGCAGGATGCAAGCCAGCGCTTCGCCCGCTCCATCGTTGGGGAGAAGGAGCTTAACACCGCCCGTTCGGTCGTTGGCGACGCGAATGCCCAGCGGCTTGGCGTCCAGATGACGACGGTAACCGGCGGAACAGACGGAATGAAAACAGACATTACGTTATTTGGTGTGGACATGGGCAGCTGGCTCGCTCCGACGGTCGTCTCCGGCTTAGCCGTCTCAAACACGGGAGCGGGGGAAGTCGTCGTAGACCGCAAGCTGGCGGAGGAAGGCATTACCGTCGGCAGCTTGCTGCATGACCAAACGACGGGACTCACGTGGACCGTTAGCGGCTTTACGGAAAACCAGTCGTTCAGCCATACGCCTGCCGTATTTATGAACCTAAGCGACTGGCAGCAGTTAAAGCAGCAGATGGCTGGCCGGGCTGCGGCTGACCCCTCATTTGCCGCTCCTTTCAACGCCATTGCCATACAAGCAACAGATGCAGAAGCAGAGCTGCTTTCACAGCAGCTTGAAGGTACGGTCGTTATTACGCAAAAGCAAGCGGTAGCCAGCATACCCGGCTACAAGGAAGAGCAAGGCTCGCTGATGATGATGATCGGCTTCCTGTTCGTCATTTCCGCTTTCGTGCTTGCCGTCTTCTTCTATGTCATTACCATTCAGAAGGCAGGCCAATTCGGCATCCTTAAAGCAATTGGCACCAAAACCATCTATTTAGCCCGCAGCGTTGTGGCTCAAGCACTTGTCCTCGCTGCCGCAAGCTTAGCTGTAAGCTGCATGCTGGTTGCAGCCATGCAGGCAGTGCTGCCTGCTTCAATGCCATTTCAGCTATCGCCAGTGACTATCGGCTATACTTGCCTGCTGTTTATCGCCATGTCGCTGCTTGGCTCGCTTGTGTCAGTCCTTCAAGTGGCGCGAACTGATGCGCTGGATGCGATAGGGAGGGCTGCAGGATGA
- a CDS encoding HAMP domain-containing sensor histidine kinase — MKSLYSRVFLVAMAAIIGSSLLGFLVSNLYYHNKLKPYNDAKLTSIALQMQQFAEAQPELATAYFANAAELGYEILLADGQEEELFFGRAFREKELANGVLRSVLAGGQYHGIAEFPNQPFITGFFDNTLSNTVGVPLQLDGKRYALFIRPDVILQFGELRSFFAMIGLLTVAFSLLCFLLSTRYLVKPVTRLTEATKRIAQGHYALSLNTNRRDEIGQLAAHFTTMSQELERVEQARQEFVANVSHEIQSPLTSIQGFAQALAEKELAAEERTHYAAIIGEESRRLAALTKELLLLSSLDQAADVLQRKPFNLRTQLRQVAQVMEWQLTEKELALKIAVPSSLMLDGDDMLLNQVWMNLLSNAVKYTPAGRAIEIEAKLERGRCVIRVADTGDGISKEQLPFLFDRFYRADRARERGIGGDYGPNDRPDDLVGSGGSGLGLAITQKIVHLHNGTIEAASEPGQGTTFTVTLPQP; from the coding sequence ATGAAGTCGCTATACTCCAGAGTTTTTCTAGTGGCAATGGCGGCGATTATCGGCAGCAGCCTGCTCGGGTTTCTGGTCTCCAATCTTTATTATCATAACAAGCTCAAGCCCTATAACGATGCCAAGCTGACGAGCATCGCCCTGCAAATGCAGCAGTTCGCTGAAGCCCAGCCGGAGCTGGCCACCGCTTACTTTGCCAATGCGGCCGAGCTCGGCTATGAGATATTGCTGGCAGATGGTCAAGAAGAGGAGCTTTTTTTCGGGCGTGCCTTTCGTGAAAAAGAGCTGGCGAATGGCGTGCTGCGCAGCGTACTGGCTGGCGGGCAATACCACGGCATCGCGGAGTTTCCCAATCAGCCGTTTATTACGGGCTTTTTCGATAACACGCTCAGCAATACGGTTGGCGTTCCGCTGCAATTGGACGGCAAGCGGTATGCCCTGTTCATACGCCCGGATGTCATTTTGCAATTTGGCGAGCTGCGCAGCTTCTTCGCAATGATCGGACTGCTGACCGTCGCCTTCAGCCTGCTCTGCTTCCTGCTCAGCACCCGTTATTTGGTCAAGCCCGTCACGAGACTGACGGAAGCAACGAAGCGAATTGCCCAAGGACACTATGCCCTGTCGCTAAATACGAATCGGCGGGATGAAATCGGGCAGCTCGCCGCCCATTTTACGACCATGAGCCAGGAGCTGGAGCGGGTAGAGCAAGCGCGGCAGGAGTTCGTCGCCAACGTCTCGCACGAAATCCAGTCGCCACTCACCTCTATTCAAGGCTTTGCCCAAGCTTTGGCGGAGAAGGAGCTTGCAGCCGAGGAACGTACCCATTACGCCGCTATCATTGGCGAGGAAAGCCGCCGCCTTGCGGCACTTACCAAGGAGCTGCTGCTGCTCTCCTCGCTGGACCAAGCAGCGGATGTGCTTCAGCGCAAGCCCTTTAATCTGCGCACTCAGCTGCGACAGGTTGCGCAAGTGATGGAATGGCAGCTGACGGAGAAGGAGCTTGCGCTCAAAATCGCTGTCCCCAGCTCTCTCATGCTCGATGGCGATGACATGCTGCTTAATCAGGTATGGATGAATCTGCTGTCCAATGCTGTAAAATACACCCCGGCAGGAAGGGCGATTGAGATAGAAGCCAAGCTTGAGCGAGGGCGCTGTGTCATTCGGGTCGCCGATACGGGAGATGGCATCAGCAAGGAGCAGCTGCCGTTTCTGTTCGATCGCTTCTACCGCGCTGATCGGGCCAGAGAACGAGGCATCGGTGGAGACTATGGCCCAAACGACCGTCCTGATGACTTAGTCGGCTCGGGCGGTTCGGGGCTAGGGCTTGCCATTACCCAAAAGATCGTCCACCTGCATAACGGGACGATTGAGGCAGCAAGCGAGCCCGGTCAAGGCACGACCTTCACCGTGACACTTCCCCAACCCTAA
- a CDS encoding response regulator transcription factor — protein MKTLLVVDDDPHIRTLLRHFMTKEGYRVVEAKEGEDALHKLKGHSVDLAILDVMMPRMDGLELCGYIRTNYDIPIILLTAREQLTDKEQGYLSGTDDYVTKPFEPEELLFRIKALFRRYSISSSDKIQLGRLTIDRKNYEIADGDAMLLLPLKEFELLAQLAEYPGRLFSREELIRLVWAADYEGDERTVDVHIKRLRQRFSAHDQDFRITTVRGIGYKIEAAAP, from the coding sequence ATGAAAACGCTGCTTGTAGTCGACGACGATCCCCATATTCGCACGCTGCTGAGGCACTTTATGACGAAAGAAGGCTATCGCGTCGTTGAGGCAAAAGAGGGAGAGGATGCTCTGCATAAGCTGAAGGGGCATTCGGTGGATCTTGCGATACTAGATGTCATGATGCCGCGGATGGATGGACTGGAGCTTTGCGGGTACATTCGGACGAATTACGATATTCCTATTATTTTGCTGACGGCGCGGGAGCAGCTGACCGATAAGGAGCAGGGTTATTTGAGCGGCACTGACGATTATGTCACAAAGCCGTTTGAACCAGAGGAGCTGCTGTTTCGCATCAAGGCGCTGTTTCGCCGTTACTCCATTTCCTCCAGCGACAAAATCCAGCTCGGCCGCCTCACCATTGACCGTAAAAACTATGAGATAGCCGATGGCGATGCGATGCTGCTGCTGCCGCTTAAGGAGTTTGAGCTGCTTGCGCAGCTTGCCGAATACCCAGGGCGGCTGTTTTCCCGCGAGGAGCTAATACGGCTCGTATGGGCGGCAGATTATGAAGGGGATGAACGGACGGTGGATGTGCATATTAAACGGCTGCGGCAGCGTTTCTCCGCTCATGATCAAGATTTTCGCATTACGACCGTGCGGGGCATCGGTTATAAGATCGAGGCGGCAGCGCCATGA
- a CDS encoding NAD-dependent epimerase/dehydratase family protein — translation MVKVLILGGTQFFGKKLVQRLIDQQAEVTIVTRGIKPDPFGDTVKRIGVDRNDAVALAEAVGGSSFDVIYDNICFSPKEAREAVRLFSGRTGKYIVTSSMSVYPFGEEPLTEQVFDPFTCKLPEPDTFSSLSYADGKRLVEAVFMQEAPFPVAAVRIPFVLGPDDYTRRLHFHIEHVQKEIAIAMPAPEAKLSFIHSNEAAEFLDWLGKSDLTGPVNACSQGKIGLDQIMSLIENIVGKRAKIVEEASEQHQSPFGVPTSWYMDTSKAKSAGFAFTHIEDWLPELIDELANTEQ, via the coding sequence ATGGTGAAGGTATTGATTCTGGGAGGAACGCAGTTTTTCGGAAAAAAGCTTGTGCAGCGGCTTATTGATCAGCAGGCGGAAGTGACGATCGTTACTCGCGGCATTAAGCCTGACCCTTTTGGCGACACGGTAAAACGCATAGGTGTCGACCGAAATGACGCGGTCGCATTAGCTGAAGCTGTTGGCGGGTCAAGCTTCGACGTCATCTACGACAATATTTGCTTCTCGCCTAAGGAAGCGCGGGAGGCCGTTCGCCTATTTAGTGGTCGCACGGGCAAATATATCGTCACTTCTTCGATGAGCGTATATCCATTCGGTGAGGAACCGCTCACGGAGCAGGTTTTTGATCCTTTTACTTGCAAGCTGCCCGAGCCGGATACGTTTTCCTCCCTCAGTTATGCCGACGGAAAACGGCTTGTTGAGGCGGTTTTTATGCAGGAGGCACCGTTTCCGGTAGCAGCGGTTCGCATTCCGTTCGTCCTCGGGCCGGATGATTACACCCGCCGACTGCACTTTCATATTGAGCATGTGCAAAAAGAAATAGCAATTGCTATGCCTGCTCCCGAGGCAAAGCTTTCATTTATTCACTCAAATGAAGCGGCTGAATTCCTTGATTGGCTTGGGAAATCTGATCTTACAGGGCCAGTTAACGCCTGCTCTCAAGGAAAAATCGGCTTGGATCAGATCATGTCGCTTATTGAAAATATTGTGGGTAAACGTGCAAAAATTGTTGAAGAGGCATCCGAGCAGCATCAGTCGCCATTTGGAGTGCCGACTTCGTGGTATATGGATACAAGCAAGGCGAAATCGGCAGGTTTTGCATTTACACACATAGAGGATTGGCTTCCGGAATTGATCGATGAGCTGGCAAATACGGAGCAATAA
- a CDS encoding GNAT family N-acetyltransferase — MLERFEGGDSVLEQASFLADEVAYNIIYRVCDSETKLCWKTADDTLIFAKTPGNSGWLWMAPGLPDAVREKMARNLAGQLYREGIEVTGISGSPELAGLFARVYPPLTGQSQRLHIKLEAYRCPVVRQPSGIAGAIRKASAEDIKTVAGFIAAFTQEAYGQQVEVASQIPAAAEMVESGELYVWVEAEKLVSMAAIAHRTARHARINAVYTEPDARNHGFASALVAEVSAIIVAGGLEPMLYAEVQNPAANKAYRNIGFRPSGQIFEYRFT, encoded by the coding sequence ATGCTGGAAAGGTTTGAAGGCGGTGATTCGGTGCTGGAGCAGGCTTCATTCCTCGCCGATGAAGTCGCCTATAATATCATTTACCGAGTATGTGATTCGGAGACGAAGCTCTGCTGGAAGACGGCGGATGATACGTTGATTTTTGCAAAAACACCCGGCAATAGCGGCTGGCTGTGGATGGCGCCCGGGCTGCCGGACGCGGTTCGTGAGAAAATGGCTCGAAATTTGGCGGGACAGCTGTATAGAGAAGGCATCGAGGTGACGGGGATATCGGGCAGCCCAGAGCTGGCCGGACTTTTCGCCAGAGTGTATCCGCCGTTAACAGGGCAGAGCCAGCGTCTGCATATAAAGCTGGAGGCCTACCGGTGCCCAGTCGTACGGCAGCCTTCAGGCATCGCGGGTGCCATAAGGAAAGCGAGCGCGGAAGATATTAAGACGGTAGCGGGCTTCATCGCTGCGTTCACACAGGAGGCATACGGCCAGCAGGTGGAGGTAGCTAGCCAAATTCCGGCTGCTGCGGAAATGGTAGAATCGGGTGAATTATATGTGTGGGTGGAGGCGGAGAAGCTTGTATCCATGGCAGCAATAGCCCATCGGACGGCAAGGCATGCTAGAATTAATGCGGTTTATACGGAGCCGGATGCGAGAAATCACGGATTTGCCAGTGCATTGGTTGCAGAGGTGAGCGCCATTATTGTGGCAGGGGGGCTAGAGCCGATGCTGTATGCGGAAGTGCAAAATCCTGCCGCAAATAAAGCGTATCGCAATATTGGGTTTCGCCCCAGCGGACAAATTTTTGAATACCGCTTCACCTAG
- a CDS encoding DUF1284 domain-containing protein has translation MNIRLRGHHLFCLLGYRGKGYSEGFCVNMTAVYEQLRQQPDTVIEIIDGPDDICKAFPTDKPSHCQNTSVYQKDQAILKEVGLTIGSVAKWSDVCESVASRIVPGDINRLCSDCPWQPYGMCQEGIGHIRESRELRVLPG, from the coding sequence ATGAACATTCGTTTGCGGGGCCATCATTTATTTTGTCTGCTCGGTTATCGAGGCAAGGGCTACTCGGAGGGGTTCTGCGTCAATATGACAGCCGTTTATGAGCAGCTGCGTCAGCAGCCGGATACGGTCATCGAAATTATTGACGGGCCTGACGATATTTGCAAGGCGTTCCCGACGGATAAGCCGTCCCATTGCCAGAATACGAGCGTCTACCAGAAGGACCAAGCCATTTTGAAGGAAGTTGGTTTAACGATAGGCAGTGTGGCAAAATGGTCCGATGTGTGCGAGTCAGTCGCAAGCCGCATTGTGCCTGGCGATATTAACCGCCTATGCTCGGACTGCCCATGGCAGCCGTACGGCATGTGCCAGGAGGGCATCGGCCATATCCGCGAATCTCGAGAGCTAAGGGTACTGCCGGGCTGA
- a CDS encoding MgtC/SapB family protein produces the protein MTNAVSSVWEISYYELTIRLLLAVVLGGLVGLEREFGGHSAGFRTHILVSLGSSTVVLLSMYGFAAFANEPRVSLDPARLAAQVISGIGFLGAGTILRKGNGISGLTTAASLWVVAAIGLSVGAGFYVAAAISTTLAVISLFVFNKLEKTFSRAKRIHEIRFKLAKHSSGLQDIVATFHEHGMKIHKLTILDDDDDSSEQMGGSKTMNVIIQVKFKGTSLFSDLTLVMASMDGVRGMEISGEPL, from the coding sequence ATGACGAACGCCGTTTCTTCCGTATGGGAAATCAGCTATTATGAGCTGACCATTCGCCTGCTGCTCGCAGTCGTGCTTGGCGGGCTTGTTGGCCTGGAGCGCGAATTCGGGGGCCATTCCGCAGGCTTCCGTACGCATATTCTCGTATCTCTAGGCTCTTCTACCGTCGTATTGCTATCCATGTACGGATTCGCTGCATTCGCGAACGAGCCTCGTGTTAGTCTCGATCCGGCAAGGCTCGCGGCGCAGGTCATCAGCGGCATCGGCTTCCTGGGAGCCGGCACCATTCTCCGCAAAGGCAATGGCATTTCAGGCCTGACAACGGCAGCTTCTTTGTGGGTTGTAGCAGCCATCGGTCTATCGGTTGGAGCTGGATTTTATGTTGCAGCAGCTATCTCTACTACATTGGCGGTGATATCTTTGTTTGTGTTCAACAAACTGGAAAAAACATTTTCACGGGCAAAACGCATTCATGAAATTAGATTTAAGCTGGCGAAGCACTCTTCCGGCTTGCAAGACATAGTCGCCACTTTCCATGAGCACGGCATGAAAATTCATAAGCTGACCATATTGGATGATGACGATGACTCCTCTGAGCAAATGGGCGGTTCGAAGACAATGAATGTCATTATTCAGGTGAAATTCAAAGGAACAAGCCTTTTCAGCGATCTAACGCTCGTCATGGCCTCCATGGATGGCGTTCGGGGCATGGAAATTAGCGGTGAACCGCTTTAA